One Pagrus major chromosome 15, Pma_NU_1.0 DNA window includes the following coding sequences:
- the ogfrl1 gene encoding opioid growth factor receptor-like protein 1, producing MGNLLGSWRFKEPSTVEECDSTWGSDSESDEPAAEDDSGISDSVSPAESERAAGDPGDTSPQLTESPESLPKMKRSFYAARDLYKYRHSYPNFRKSRQPNEYRNLRFYMNKIPLVPDGIYIEEILTKWRGDYDKLEHNHTYIQWLFPLREQGLNFYAHELTQDEIKEFQSTREAKRRFLAAYSLMLDFYGIKLLDKSGNVARASNWQERFQHLNESQHNYLRITRILKSLGELGYEAFKAPLVRLFLEESLCQNTIPNMQHSVLEYYVYTIRLPATRRRLLRYARQHYRPAHAFLWGPPPKRRGGAVGGGVGAGSSGIRAPAPTPERQRRGEESPNSTSASSGIIVSSHDAMMCQDLAGGGLKGCTGLGSSMAGLEGALMMAGARGERNQYNEMVPL from the exons atgggaAATCTGTTGGGCAGCTGGCGTTTCAAGGAGCCGAGCACCGTTGAGGAATGCGACTCGACGTGGGGGTCGGACTCAGAGAGCGACGAGCCGGCGGCTGAAGATGACAGCGGCATCTCCGACTCCGTCAGCCCGGCGGAGAGCGAGCGGGCCGCCGGAGACCCGGGAGACACGTCCCCGCAG cTGACTGAATCCCCAGAGTCTCTTCcaaagatgaagaggagttttTACGCTGCCAGGGACCTCTACAAATACCGTCATAGCTACCCG aaCTTCAGAAAGTCCCGGCAACCCAACGAGTACCGCAACCTGCGCTTCTACATGAACAAGATCCCTCTAGTGcctgatg GTATCTATATAGAGGAGATTCTGACTAAGTGGAGAGGCGACTATGACAAACTGGAGCACAATCACACCTACATTCAGTG GCTGTTCCCATTAAGAGAACAAGGGCTCAACTTCTACGCACATGAACTGACTCAGGACGAGATCAAA GAATTCCAAAGCACTCGGGAAGCTAAGCGGAGATTCCTGGCAGCCTATTCCCTGATGTTGGACTTCTATGGCATCAAACTGCTGGATAAGAGCGGGAATGTTGCTCGGGCTTCCAACTGGCAGGAGCGCTTCCAGCACCTCAATGA GTCGCAGCACAACTACCTGCGGATCACTCGCATCTTGAAATCCTTGGGGGAGCTCGGCTATGAGGCCTTCAAGGCCCCACTGGTTCGTCTGTTCCTGGAGGAGTCGCTGTGCCAAAACACCATTCCCAACATGCAGCACAGCGTCCTGGAGTACTACGTCTACACCATCCGCCTGCCAGCCACCCGCAGACGCCTGCTCCGCTACGCCCGCCAGCACTACAGGCCTGCCCACGCCTTCCTCTGGGGCCCGCCACCTAAAAGGCGAGGGGGAGCTGTCGGAGGCGGCGTAGGTGCTGGAAGCAGTGGGATCAGAGCACCTGCTCCAACACCGGAGCgacagaggaggggggaggagagccCCAACTCCACCTCGGCAAGTAGCGGGATTATTGTGTCTTCCCATGATGCCATGATGTGCCAGGACCTGGCTGGAGGAGGGCTGAAGGGCTGCACAGGACTCGGCTCCAGTATGGCCGGACTGGAGGGAGCACTCATGATGGCGGGAGCTCGAGGAGAGAGGAACCAGTACAATGAGATGGTTCCTTTGTAG